A window from Branchiostoma lanceolatum isolate klBraLanc5 chromosome 9, klBraLanc5.hap2, whole genome shotgun sequence encodes these proteins:
- the LOC136441721 gene encoding cyclic GMP-AMP synthase-like receptor isoform X1, with product MTTGLVAQLGERAALQDVEETAAIREAVETTVQALARGVARRDARFECEVIPSGSFYEGTKIVKADEFDFMLCLKALSLGTTSVSGQPGTEDVEMYRTSAQATDPHVYLRLVKPELQEMWTDCLVETSMAATISEKVFGEDIGMVLLNGGKLKATFYHHLKTVLPEVQHQRLTWLGSSLKTLERILGKEGGEVRGVPEALDFAWDGDKSKRISVDVCLTLHVNRWSGVSDVDRRYGPSHPHNEIIEEATGQGFHVVPKFQFYWRLSWSRAEASLLANIFKKAPSARQIYKVAKLINENNFLDHYNLPSKICDSYTLKTVLFHVWFDTTEAEWADIGSVFLRYLRKLHDSIKEGNLPHFFIKTHNLSPLTDWSVSKATALEKCIDQIKAATDVDAFLQSRFVIEPTEEVKANIKPLRDRKIRVLTTGQLKPPGILSQLKEMGEMEEGRNEEGAVGGEEEDGGYEKEGESTLDVVAKTIATIRDDDADKANL from the exons ATGACGACAGGGCTTGTGGCACAGCTGGGGGAGCGCGCGGCGCTGCAGGACGTGGAGGAGACGGCAGCGATACGGGAGGCGGTGGAGACCACCGTGCAGGCCTTGGCCCGCGGGGTCGCACGGAGAGACGCCAG GTTCGAATGTGAGGTCATCCCCAGCGGAAGCTTCTACGAGGGGACGAAGATCGTCAAAGCTGACGAGTTTGACTTCATGTTGTGTCTGAAGGCGCTGAGCTTAGGTACAACATCCGTCAGCGGTCAGCCTGGGACTGAGGACGTGGAGATGTACAGAACCAGCGCACAGGCCACAGATCCACATGTTTACCTACG GTTGGTGAAACCAGAACTGCAGGAGATGTGGACGGATTGTCTCGTAGAGACGTCGATGGCAGCCACTATCTCCGAGAAGGTGTTTGGAGAAGACATCGGCATGGTACTCCTCAACGGAGGTAAGTTGAAGGCAACGTTTTATCACCACCTGAAGACGGTCTTGCCAGAAGTTCAACACCAGAGACTGACATGGCTGGGCTCGAGTTTAAAGACATTGGAGAGGATCTTAGGTAAGGAAGGAGGGGAGGTGAGAGGGGTACCGGAGGCCTTGGATTTTGCCTGGGATGGAGACAAGAGCAAGCGGATCTCTGTAGacgtttgtctgactctccacGTAAACCGATGGAGTGGTGTGTCCGATGTTGACCGTCGGTATGGTCCCTCCCATCCGCACAACGAAATCATCGAAGAAGCAACCGGACAAGGTTTCCACGTGGTTCCAAAGTTCCAATTCTACTGGCGTCTGTCTTGGTCCCGCGCGGAAGCGAGCCTCCTTGCCAACATCTTCAAAAAGGCTCCTTCCGCAAGGCAGATCTACAAAGTTGCGAAGCTCATCAATGAGAACAACTTCTTGGACCACTACAACTTGCCAAGTAAGATCTGCGACAGTTACACATTGAAGACCGTCTTGTTTCATGTGTGGTTCGACACAACAGAGGCAGAGTGGGCAGACATTGGGTCGGTTTTCCTCCGGTATCTTCGGAAGCTTCACGACAGCATTAAAGAGGGGAACCTGCCGCACTTCTTCATAAAGACCCACAACTTGTCCCCGCTCACGGATTGGTCGGTGAGCAAAGCAACCGCACTGGAAAAGTGTATCGACCAAATCAAGGCAGCCACAGATGTAGACGCTTTCTTACAGAGCCGCTTCGTCATAGAGCCAACGGAAGAAGTAAAAGCAAACATCAAACCGCTGAGAGACCGCAAAATAAGAGTTCTCACAACGGGACAGTTAAAACCTCCAGGCATTCTTAGCCAACTTAAGGAGATGGGTGAAATGGAGGAAGGTAGAAACGAGGAAGGAGCCGTGGGAGGAGAGGAAGAAGATGGTGGGTATGAAAAAGAAGGGGAATCAACCTTGGATGTCGTTGCAAAAACAATAGCGACAATAAGAGATGATGATGCTGACAAAGCGAATCTGTAA
- the LOC136442392 gene encoding uncharacterized protein — protein sequence MCSMKIIILLTCMICPVPAIRCLQCAVTPTITSLPSDAPAQLMPPHCPLWNMTDCDLRPVPLGLGPYDACYQMDALVDGKHYLSRSCVHFHRCLDQRATLRDVTQHHPGSRVKVTCCLEDGCNAVISSAITMTSVTMEVVLFGLVVQMI from the exons ATGTGTAGTATGAAGATAATCATTCTATTGACCTGCATGATTTGTCCAG TTCCCGCCATCCGATGCCTGCAGTGCGCAGTCACACCGACCATCACCTCTCTCCCGTCTGATGCGCCTGCGCAGCTGATGCCCCCACACTGCCCCCTGTGGAACATGACCGACTGTGACCTTCGACCCGTGCCCCTAGGACTGGGACCGTACGACGCCTGCTACCAGATGGACGCACTGG TTGACGGCAAGCATTACCTGAGCCGAAGCTGCGTTCACTTCCATCGCTGTCTGGACCAGAGGGCCACTCTACGTGACGTCACTCAACACCACCcggggtcaagggtcaaggTCACCTGCTGCTTGGAGGATGGTTGCAACGCGGTCATCAGTTCAGCCATTACCATGACGTCAGTTACCATGGAGGTGGTTCTGTTTGGTTTAGTCGTACAGATGATATGA
- the LOC136441722 gene encoding GPI-anchor transamidase-like, with product MAAHSGRNWAGLMFLCLLFVSVAASSNVEDQVGGFFKSGHTNNWAVLVCTSRFWFNYRHIANTLSVYRSVKRLGIPDSQIILMLADDMACNPRNPRPATVFNNANQHINVYGDNVEVDYRGYEVTVENFIRVLTGRLPPSTPRSKRLLTDDRSNVLVYMTGHGGEGFLKFQDAEEISNVELADAFQQMWQKNRYHEILFMIDTCQAVSMYHKFYSPNVIGIGSAQVGEDSLSHHVDPSIGVYIIDRYTYYLLEFLETVTPDSKKTLADLFRVCPKRVCVSTPGVRTDLFTRDPNTVLITDFFGSVRNVEITTETITLKRNVTAQSCSGSSCPGSRRGKRRKKLAYANQFPVEAAYEEEVTKPQWHFPMYFVAALSVFCITVVSAFRI from the exons atggcggcgcacaGTGGCCGAAACTGGGCGGGACTGatgtttttgtgtcttttgttcgtCTCTGTCGCTGCTTCTAGTAATGTTGAG GACCAGGTTGGTGGTTTCTTCAAAAGCGGCCACACCAATAACTGGGCGGTCTTG GTGTGCACCTCTAGGTTCTGGTTCAACTATCGGCACATCGCCAACACCCTGTCTGTGTACCGCAGTGTCAAGAGACTGGGTATTCCTGACAG TCAGATCATCCTGATGTTGGCAGACGACATGGCCTGCAATCCTCGGAACCCACGACCAG CCACAGTGTTCAACAATGCCAACCAGCATATTAACGTGTATGGAGACAATGTGGAGGTGGACTACAGGGGGTACGAG GTTACCGTGGAGAACTTCATCCGTGTGCTGACTGGGCGCCTGCCACCGAGCACGCCTCGCTCCAAACGTCTGCTGACAGACGACAGGAGTAACGTGCTGGTCTACATGACGG GCCATGGAGGAGAGGGTTTCCTGAAGTTCCAGGATGCGGAGGAGATCTCCAACGTGGAGCTGGCAGATGCCTTCCAACAGATGTGGCAGAAAAACAG GtatcatgagatactgtttatGATTGACACCTGTCAGGCTGTGTCCATGTATCACAAGTTCTACTCACCTAACGTCATCGGCATCGGCAGCGCTCAAGTAGGGGAGGACTCCCTGTCG CACCACGTGGACCCTTCCATCGGAGTGTACATCATCGACCGCTACACCTACTACCTCCTGGAGTTCCTGGAGACTGTCACTCCCGACAGTAAGAAAACACTGGCCGATCTG TTCCGGGTGTGTCCTAAGCGTGTGTGCGTCTCGACCCCGGGCGTGCGGACCGACCTGTTCACCCGCGACCCCAACACCGTCCTCATCACCGACTTCTTCGGCAGCGTGAGGAACGTGGAGATCACCACAGAAACCATCACGCTAAAGCGCAACGTCACAGCGCAGTCATGCAG TGGTAGTTCCTGTCCAGGCAGTAGACGTGGAAAGCGGAGGAAGAAGCTGGCATATGCCAACCAGTTTCCAGTAGAGGCTGCCTACGAAGAGGAGGTCACCAAACCCCAGTGGCACTTCCCCATGTATTTTGTTGCAGCCCTTAGTGTATTTTGTATCACTGTTGTGTCTGCAtttagaatatga
- the LOC136441721 gene encoding uncharacterized protein isoform X2 produces the protein MPLYILCCLFHSRGNRDDDRACGTAGGARGAAGRGGDGSDTGGGGDHRAGLGPRGRTERRQALSLGTTSVSGQPGTEDVEMYRTSAQATDPHVYLRLVKPELQEMWTDCLVETSMAATISEKVFGEDIGMVLLNGGKLKATFYHHLKTVLPEVQHQRLTWLGSSLKTLERILGKEGGEVRGVPEALDFAWDGDKSKRISVDVCLTLHVNRWSGVSDVDRRYGPSHPHNEIIEEATGQGFHVVPKFQFYWRLSWSRAEASLLANIFKKAPSARQIYKVAKLINENNFLDHYNLPSKICDSYTLKTVLFHVWFDTTEAEWADIGSVFLRYLRKLHDSIKEGNLPHFFIKTHNLSPLTDWSVSKATALEKCIDQIKAATDVDAFLQSRFVIEPTEEVKANIKPLRDRKIRVLTTGQLKPPGILSQLKEMGEMEEGRNEEGAVGGEEEDGGYEKEGESTLDVVAKTIATIRDDDADKANL, from the exons ATGCCTCTTTATATTCtctgttgtttgtttcataGCAGAGGTAACCGTGATGACGACAGGGCTTGTGGCACAGCTGGGGGAGCGCGCGGCGCTGCAGGACGTGGAGGAGACGGCAGCGATACGGGAGGCGGTGGAGACCACCGTGCAGGCCTTGGCCCGCGGGGTCGCACGGAGAGACGCCAG GCGCTGAGCTTAGGTACAACATCCGTCAGCGGTCAGCCTGGGACTGAGGACGTGGAGATGTACAGAACCAGCGCACAGGCCACAGATCCACATGTTTACCTACG GTTGGTGAAACCAGAACTGCAGGAGATGTGGACGGATTGTCTCGTAGAGACGTCGATGGCAGCCACTATCTCCGAGAAGGTGTTTGGAGAAGACATCGGCATGGTACTCCTCAACGGAGGTAAGTTGAAGGCAACGTTTTATCACCACCTGAAGACGGTCTTGCCAGAAGTTCAACACCAGAGACTGACATGGCTGGGCTCGAGTTTAAAGACATTGGAGAGGATCTTAGGTAAGGAAGGAGGGGAGGTGAGAGGGGTACCGGAGGCCTTGGATTTTGCCTGGGATGGAGACAAGAGCAAGCGGATCTCTGTAGacgtttgtctgactctccacGTAAACCGATGGAGTGGTGTGTCCGATGTTGACCGTCGGTATGGTCCCTCCCATCCGCACAACGAAATCATCGAAGAAGCAACCGGACAAGGTTTCCACGTGGTTCCAAAGTTCCAATTCTACTGGCGTCTGTCTTGGTCCCGCGCGGAAGCGAGCCTCCTTGCCAACATCTTCAAAAAGGCTCCTTCCGCAAGGCAGATCTACAAAGTTGCGAAGCTCATCAATGAGAACAACTTCTTGGACCACTACAACTTGCCAAGTAAGATCTGCGACAGTTACACATTGAAGACCGTCTTGTTTCATGTGTGGTTCGACACAACAGAGGCAGAGTGGGCAGACATTGGGTCGGTTTTCCTCCGGTATCTTCGGAAGCTTCACGACAGCATTAAAGAGGGGAACCTGCCGCACTTCTTCATAAAGACCCACAACTTGTCCCCGCTCACGGATTGGTCGGTGAGCAAAGCAACCGCACTGGAAAAGTGTATCGACCAAATCAAGGCAGCCACAGATGTAGACGCTTTCTTACAGAGCCGCTTCGTCATAGAGCCAACGGAAGAAGTAAAAGCAAACATCAAACCGCTGAGAGACCGCAAAATAAGAGTTCTCACAACGGGACAGTTAAAACCTCCAGGCATTCTTAGCCAACTTAAGGAGATGGGTGAAATGGAGGAAGGTAGAAACGAGGAAGGAGCCGTGGGAGGAGAGGAAGAAGATGGTGGGTATGAAAAAGAAGGGGAATCAACCTTGGATGTCGTTGCAAAAACAATAGCGACAATAAGAGATGATGATGCTGACAAAGCGAATCTGTAA